GCTACAATTCGAGGAAATGCAAATATAAGTTGCTCCTGCTCTAATTTGACCGTCCGCATGATGCTCGGTAAATATTTTATGAAAACAAATAAAATGATCAATTCTACAAAAACCAATCCCGCTTCTACAGCGATTGCAGAAAAAGTTATATAACGGAAAGGTTCCATCAATCCATTAGGGATGACTAATCGAGCAAATAAAATACCCGCAGCAACAAAGACAACAAAATTTTTGACAGTCCATTTCCGCTTTTGCAGCAAGAGAAGCGCCGGTGCCACAATTGCACAGTCAATTAGCGAACCGATTACCATTCCTTGTACTTGCTCATCTGAAAGTGCGGAAACAAACGACAACTGATAAACAACCATATTACTAAGTAAAATGACACAAGCAATCAAGAGCCATTTATAATCAATTACTCTTTGGAAAACCATAGCACTCCCCTTCCTTTAATGCATTGCATATATTCCCATAATACTTCCATTATAATTGATTATTCCCCTTCCAACATCAATAAAAAAACGCAGAATTTCATGTAAACTTCTGCGTTGTACTTATTCTAATTTATTCGTTCATCATACTAGCCATTCACTAGCATGTCCTTCATCAGTTCACGGTTACGTTTTTCGAATACTTCATTATGCGAAGAAACTTTTGCATACTGATCTGCTGTTGGTTCAAGGCTAATTTTGATGGCATTGATCGCATTAACAGCATCCTGGAATGTACCGGTAATTAAATATACTTTATTGTCATATTTGGAAATATCGCCAACAGCGTAAATACCGTCAACCGATGTCAGCCCTTTACCGTCCGTCAAATAATAATAATCATAGTCTTTATCTTTTTCCGGAGAAAGTGCCGTATCAAAAGTAAATGAAGAATCCCGGTCATAGCCGTGGTTTACAAGGACATCATCCACTACGATTTTCGATGTTTCCTTTGTTACGACATTTTCCAAAATAACTTCTTCTATTTTTGTCTTCGTTTCATTCGCTACAAGTGTTTTAATCTGTGTATTTGTAATGATAGGAACGCCATTATCCTGTAAATGACGGATTTGTGCTTCGTGCGCAGATAGCTTTTCGCCTCTGTAAATGACGGTAATCTGCTTGGCAATACCGATCAGGTCCTTTGCCCAGTCAATCGCCGAGTTGCCTCCGCCTGAAATCAGCAGTGACTTGTCCTTAAAGCTTTGAATGCCTCGAATTGTATAATGCAAGTTCGATACTTCATACTTTTCCGCGCCTTCAATATGCAATTTAATCGGGCTAATAATGCCCCCGCCTACTGCAACAATCACTTTTTTCGAATAGTGTTTTTCGCCTGAACTTGTCTCAATCACAAATATATCTTCTTTTTTTGTGATGAAATCGACTTTCGTATTTAGACATACGGTTGGCTTAAATGTCAGTCCCTGTTTAATGAGATTTTCAATGACTTGCTGTGCTGGTGTTGGAGGCATACCGCCGATATCCCAAATGATCTTTTCAGGATAAACGTGAAGCTTCCCGCCGAGCGTCGGCTGAAATTCAATAATTTTCGTTTTTAAATCTCTCAACCCTGCATAGAACGCACTGTATAATCCGCTAGGACCACCGCCAATTATCGTTACATCATAAATATCGTTCATTCGAAACACTCCATTCTTTTCATTTGTCGGACAATAACACTTTTCGCGAAATCGCCTCCGGATTCCATTGACTAAGTTGCAGCTAAACGAGCATTCCGGATTTCGAATGGTGTCTTCCGATTGGTACAACAGAAGGCGAATCCGAAACAGGATCTTGTGTGACAACACAGTTTAAATTAAATATATCTTTGATCAATTCACTCGTAATTACGTTTGCTGGTGTACCCTCTGAAACAAGTCGACCTTTATGTAAAGCAAAAATATAGTCGGCATAGCGGGCGGATAAATTAATATCATGGAGTACCATTACAATTGTCGTTCCGTATTTACTATTTAAATCCGTCAATAAGTCCAAAATCTCAACTTGGTACGTAATATCCAAGTATGTAGTCGGTTCGTCCAAAAACAAAATGTCGGTTTGCTGTGCAAGTGCCATTGCAATCCATACACGTTGTCTTTGCCCTCCTGAAAGCTCATCGATATGACTGTCGGCAAGTTCGGTAATGTTCATCATTTCCATCGCTTCCGCAACTGCATCATAATCCTCAGTTGACCAGCCCTTTAAAAAGCTCTGATGCGGAAACCGGCCCCGGCCAACTAAGTCAGCAACCGTGATGCCTTCAGGTACGATCGGTGATTGCGGAAGAAGTCCTAAAACACGTGCAAGTTGCTTCGGCGGGATTTTGTTAATTGATTTATCATCCAACAATACTTGGCCGGAGATTGGCTTGATTAATCGTGCCATCGTTTTTAAAAGTGTCGATTTCCCACAGCCATTCGAACCGATAATAATGCTGATTTTATTGCTTGGAATCGCTAGACTAACACCTTGTAAAATCGCTTTGTTGTCATAGCCTGCAACAAGATTTTCCGTTTGGAATGTATGTGTCGATTTCATCATAAATCTCCTTTCCGATTAATACGGATTAATAAATAAATTAAGTATGGTGCACCGATTATCCCTGTAATGACCCCTACCGGATAGCGTGTCTCAAAAGCAAACTGTCCGATAAGATCTGCCGCCAGTACTAAAATAACACCGATTAAACCTGCAGGAATAAGACCTGAAAATCCGACACCTACTAATTTCTTTGCAATCGGACCTGCCAAAAATGATATAAAGGCAATCGGACCCGTTGCAGCAGTCGCCAATGCAATCATGAGCACCGACGTAATAATAAGAATGACTCTCGTTTGATTTGTATTGACGCCTAGAGACGTCGCCGCCTGTTCACCAAGCTCCAGCATTTCCAGACGCTTCGCAAAATACATTAAAATCGGTGTGCAAATACACACGATAAGAATTAGTGGATATAAGTTCGTTAATTTTGCACCATTTAAACTTCCGCTCAGCCATCTCATTGCAGCCGGTATATCATGTGTATCCCCGATAAGCATTAAATAGTTGATAAAGGCAGTCAGCATCGCCTGAATGCCGATACCGATTAAAATAAGTCGACCAATCGAAAAGGAAGTGCCTTTTGCCAGCAGATAAATAAAGATAGCTGTTGCAAGGCCTCCGATTACCGCTGCGATGGATACGGCCGTATTGCTTGCATTTAATACAATGATACAAAATACAGCTGCAGCACTTGAACCTGTTGTAATTCCGATTACATTTGGATTTGCCAGCGGGTTGCGCAGCATGGTCTGGAAAATATAACCCCCGACTCCAAATGCAAAGCCCGCAAACAAACCGGCTACCATTCTCGGGAAACGAATTGTATTTACCGCAAAGGTTGCTCCCTTCACTTGTTCACCTAGTAAAACCTTTATGACATCCTGTACCGGATAAATCGTGTTGCCGAGCATAAGCATCAAACCGCAAAGTACTAGCGAAATGATTGCCATCAAGGAAGTCATCAATATAAACCGGCGTTTTCTTTTTAATCTTGACGTCTTAATCGTCTTCATCGTTTCATTCATCATATTGCACGCATTTTCGCTTTCATCGTAATTAAAATTAGAATCGGCGCACCTATAAAGGCCGTCACAATTCCAACTTCGAGCTCACTTGGACTGCCAAGAAGCCTTCCGATTACATCGGAAAAGGTTAAAATAATTGCCCCCGACAATGCTGACATCGGAATAATATAACGTAGATCAGGGCCCACTACGAGACGTACGATATGTGTAGCTAATAAACCAATAAAGCCGATTGGACCTGCCAATGCCGTTGCAGCACCACATAATAATACGCCACCTAATGCCGCTACAATTCTTACAGTACCTGTGCGTACACCCAGCCCTGTCGCAACATCGTCACCTAATGCCATCGCATTTAATGCCGGAGCTGTAATTAAGGCAATAAATAGTCCTACTACTATAAATGGAATAAATAACGTGATTGTATCCCAGCTGCCGGAACCGACACTTCCGACTTGCCAAAATCTGAACTGATCCATTACATTCGTTCTTGGTATCATGACTGCAACGACCAGTGATGATAAAATTGCACTCGTAGCTGCACCTGCCAACACGAGTTTTAATGGTGTTGCGCCACCTTTCCCCATTGAACCAATTCCAAATACAAAAATAGCGGTAATAAAAGCTCCCGCTATCGCAAGCCAAATATACTGATTTGCTGAACTGATATTCAAGAAGGCAATGCCGCAAACGACAAAAAGGGATGCCCCTGTGTTTACACCTAAAATACTTGGATCTGCAATAGGGTTACGTGTTACCGATTGCATAAGCGCACCGGAAACTCCTAATGCTGCACCACATAGTAAGCAGAAAATAGTTCTTACCACACGCTGCCTTACGACGTTCGCTTCATGAGACTGAGCTTCTGAATGGAATAGCCCATTCAGAAGATCTGTCCAGCTAATCATCCGCGAACCAAATACAAGTGATGCTAGTATACATAGTCCGAGTAAAATAATTAAAAGCAATAATACTTTTATAAAATTACGCGGCACCATAATTTGCTTCTTATCTAAAACGGATGTACTTTTCATATTACTTTAACTTTTTTGCAACTTCCGAAATTAAAGTTACATACTCGTCGATTGTATATTGAATTGACAGTGGGTTCGGATTTCCTGCAGCAGCAAGTGGTGTGTTGTCAGGAATAATTAAAACCGTACCATTTTTGATTGCAGGAACTTTACCTAAAATCGGATCTGCCTGAAGTGCTTTTAATGTGTTGTCATCGCCATATGCAATCAGAATTTCAGCATCATTTAAAGCATCTGCATTTTCTGCACTTAACTCAATATAGAAGCTGCTTTCATCCTGAACTTGCGCTTTAATGCTTTCCGGATATTCCATGCCTAGCTCTTCCAGTAATTCACCGCGTGGATCAGCTGGTGTATAAATATAGAACTTCGATAAATCTGTAGCGTTAAACATACCGAATGCCGCTTTTTTACCTTTGATTTCCGGGAATTCGTTTGCTTTATCTTGAATTAACTTTTCTGTATCAGCGATTAATTGTTTACCTTCTTCTTCCATACCCATACCTTTAGCATTGTATAGGATTTGGTCACGCCATGTAATAACCCATGGAGTTTCCGGATATGCAACGACCGGTGCAATCTCGCTTAATGTATCGTACTCTTCTTGTGTAAGACCTGAATATGCTGCTAAAATAACATCCGGATTTGAATCTGAAATCGCTTCAAAATCTATACCATCTGTATCTTGGTAAATATTCGGATTTTCTTCACCAAGCTCTTTTAATTTTTCTGCTGTCCATGGAAGCATTCCGCTTTCATCTTGTACACCGTAGTTTGCTGCTGAGAAACCTACTGGTACTACTCCTAGAGCAAGTGCCACATCATGGTTTGCCCATGCAACTGATGCTACACGTTCCGGCTTTTCTTCAATTACTGTTTCACCTAATGCATGTTTAATTACGATTGGATATTGCGTTGCCGAATCTTCTGAATTCGAAGAACCTGTTGTTTCATTTGAATTCTTCTCATCTGTACTTGTTTCTTTATCTGAGCAACCCGCAACAACTAGTAAGCCCATTGCTACGAAAAGCATTGCCATTAAAGAATAGAACTTTTTCGTTTTCATCTCATTAACGCCCCTTAAAATTAATTGATAACAATTATCATTATCGCTAATTAGAATAATAATGCTATTTGATAACGATTGTCAATGGGATTATTACTTAATGCGTACTATTTTTTTATATAGTAAGAATTTTATAAGAATATAAATAAAAAAGCGGCTTCTCCATTGAGAAACACGCTGTATTTAATATGGACTATACTTATTTTCCTATTCATGTTCCGCTCGCGATTAACCACCCAACCCTTACTTCCCCTTATTCTCGCCTTCAATAAATATTTTTTCTTTTTTATTCTTTATTTCTCTTTAAATTGACGTTAACGTAAATGTTATACTTTCGCCAATGGGGGTGTCTCATGTGAAATCCATTAAAACAATCGCTAAAGAATATGCACTCACACCGAGAACATTGCGCTACTATGAAGAACTCGGGATTTTGAAACCGACACGACCTCATAATGGAATGCGCCATTATTCCAAACGGGAGGAGGCAAAGATCAAGCTAATTATCCGCGGAAAAAAGTATGGCTTTTCTATGGAAGAAATTAAGGAAATGATTTTGCTTTTTGACCTTGATCGTACAGGTATTAAACAGCTGGAGCGGACAATCGAATACGGTCAGCAAAAATTAAAGGAAATTGACCAGAAGATTCAAGAGTTGTATGAAATCCGTCATGAAATCGAAAAGACGGAAGCTATTTTTCAGGAAAAACTAATTCTATTATTGGAGGACCAATCATGAATATTTCTAATCTGTTAGCTCGTCATGCAAGAAAGTATCCGAATCAAGTTGCTGTCATTAGTCTCGGTCAGGAAACGACATATCAACAATTGGATGATCAAGTAAATAAAATTGCCGGCTCCTTGCGTGCAAGCGGAATCGTTAAAGACGATAAGGTCGGGATTTTTATGCCAAACGTGCAGGAGTTCGTCGCGCTTTACTTTGCCATTCAGCGTATTGGTGCTGTCGTTGTACCGATTAATGCCAAGTTTGTCACACGTGAAATTGAGTATGTGCTCAATCATAGCGATGCGAAGGCGATTTTTGTCCATGAGCTGATTTTCGAACAGGCCGCTACGATTATGTTCAATGGTCTAAAAGTAAAAACAGGTCCTGCTGTCCATGACTGGCTAAGCTTCAATCAATTCCAGGAAGCTGCCCCTAATGAAGTTGTATGCTGTGACTTAGTGGAGGATGATAATTCAACTTTACTTTATACATCCGGTACAACCGGCAATCCTAAAGGAGTTTTACTGACAAACCGCAATGTACTTGCTGTATCGCATATGATTGCAATTGAAATGGAAGTAAAACCTGAAAGCCGAATGCTGATTATGATGCCGTTAACTCATTCTGCTCCATTGAATTTATTTTTAGTTACCGCCATTTTAGTCGGGGCAACAGCTGTACTCACACCGACGTTTACGCCTGACTTGTTAATAGATACGGTAGAAAAATACAAAACGACGCACTTCTTCGGCGCACCTGTTGCCTACCTTCTAACGGCCGGTTCACCGCGTATCGCAAGTGCGGATCTATCTTCAATGAAATGGTGGGTGTACGGAGGCGCACCACTGTCTGAAAAAGAAGTCGTATATATTCAACAGCAGTTTAATACGGACAACTTAGTATGTGTGTACGGTCTAACGGAAGCAGGTCCGAGCGGTTCGATTTTACATGCTGCCGACCACCCTCACAAAGCAGGTAGTATCGGTAAGCGAGCACCATTTGGAACAGAGCTGCGTGTTATTAACGCATTAAATGAAGATGTAGCTCCAGGAGAAATTGGCGAAATCGTTTTATACGGTGAAGGTAATATGAAAGAATACTATAAAAATCCGGAAGAAACGAAAAACATTTTTGTTGATGGCTGGGTACGTTCAGGTGATTTAGCCCGTATTGATGAAGACGGCTATATTTACATTGTTGACCGTAAGAAAGATGTGATTATTTCCGGCGGCGTTAATATTTATCCGAAAGAAATTGAAGATCAGCTACTTCTGCATGACGCTATTTTTGAAGTAGCGGTGTTCGGCGTACCGCATCCTGAATGGGGTGAAACAGTAAAAGCGGTTTACTGTGCGAAAGTCCCTGTTTCCGAGCAGGAAATTCGCGAGCACTTAGAAGGTAAAATTGCCGCATTCAAAATCCCGAAAATTTTTGAACAAACTGAAGCACTTCCGCGCAATGCTTCCGGGAAAATATTAAAACAGCAGCTAAGAGGTGAAGCAAATGCAAGTGTTAGCCAATAAACGTGAAAAGAGCCAGAACTTTTATAAATTTGATCAAACATTGCATCAGCTATTACAGCAAAAGCTTTCGCCATTTTTTTACCGTTATGCAGATGAACGGCTTACTGCATTCGGTGCGCTTTGTGCCGGACCAATTGATGCCCGTGCCAAAGTGACGGACCGGGAAGGTGAACCGAGATTACGCCGCTATAATGCATACGGTGATGAAGTAAGTGAAGTCATTGTGAATGAGGGCTACAAACAAACGGTTGCCGAGACTTATGCAACAGGGATTGTCGGCTATGTGCATAAAGACATTCCTGAATTAGGTCACAAAGGCAATTATGTATACAGCTTTGCGCAAGGCTATTTATTGTCGCAAACTGAACCCGGCTTTTACTGTCCTGTTACATTGACGATGGCCACTGCGTATTTATTCGAGCACTATGCATCTGAAGAGCTGAAACAGAAGTTTATGCCGCATATTTGTGCAACAGGCGATACGGAATTATTTGAGGGGGCTACGTTTTTAACGGAGCGTCAAGGGGGCTCAGATGTCGGTGCGAACGTCGTGGAAGCGCGATTTGAACAAGGTGAATGGCGTTTATACGGTGAAAAGTACTTTGCATCGAATGCCGGGATGTGCGGCGTTGCGATGGTGCTTGCTCGCCAGACGAACAATTCCAAACAGGGCTCACGCGGCTTAACGTTGTTTGCTGTTCCATGGCGTGACGACGATGGAGAGCTAAACCACATTACGATCCGCCGTTTGAAAGATAAGCTTGGCGTAAAAGCAGTACCATCTGGAGAAGTCGAGTTTAATGGTGCAAAAGCATATGTTGTGGGCGATCCGTCCAAAGGAATCTACTATATGCTCGAGGCGCTCAACCTATCCCGTATTTGCAATGCCGCAGCATCTGTCGGCATTATGAAACGCGCACTGGATGAAGCGGTCCACTATACAAACGGGCGTATCGCTTTTGGCCAGACTGTTGCCGAGTTCCCTATGGTGAAGCATACGTTAGGCGCACTGCACGCAAAATGGCATGCATCACTTGTCGCGTTGTTTGATTTAGTGTCGCGCTATGATGAAGTTGTCAGCGGGAATGCTTCAGAGGAAGAACAGCAGCTTGTCCGCCTATTGATTGCGTTAGTGAAAAAGGAAACCGCAGAATGGGCAATTGAGTTCACGCATGAAGCGATCGAACTTCATGGCGGTAACGGCTATATTGAGGATTTCGTGCTCCCTCGCCTGCTTCGCGATGCTCAAGTATTGACTGTTTGGGAAGGAACAGCGAACATTTTGGCACATGAACTTATTCGCCTCGTGCAAAAGAATGCGCATATTACGCTTCTTCATGAATTACAGCAAACGAACCATCCGTATTTGCAGCAGCTTGCCTCTGTCGTGGAGCAGCGTTTTGCAGTGTTTGTCACACTGGATCCGGCAATGCAAACACTTGAGGCAAAACCGCTTATGCAGGAGCTTGCCCGTTTATACGAAGCGGTTGTCTCGGTGAAGCATGGTGAAACTGCCGGTGAACGTGAACAGATGTTGGCGGAAATTTATATCGAAGAACAGTTTGATCAGAAGCCTTTTGGTGAAGTGCCGTTAACGGTGAAAGGGTTTGAGATATTGAATAGTTGATTGTTTAAGTGTGGAGCCCGGGTTAGTTACCGGGCGTTTTTTTGTTGGGGGTCTGCCGAGGCGGCCGCGTTGAATTATGATACAGCAGCGGACACTGGCCGGATTTTCTAATATAACCGCAGAAGTTCTAATATAATTTTATTTGTTCTAATATATTGCCGATTTTCTAATATAAGTGCGGTTTGTTCTAATAAGTGTCCCGGATGTTCGAATAAAGTATGTACTTCTTCTAATATCCTGCTTCGATTTTCTAATAACCCGCTCAAATATTCTAATAAAATCCAGACACGGCTTCTTTTCACCCATTTTACCGTCAATAAAGATTCTCCTACTCCTCAAATTTACGGATCTTCTAATATCAAACCCAGTTCTTCTAATATCACTTGAATTTCTTCTAATAAATCACTCTATTGTTCTAATAAAATCCACACACGTTTTCTTTCAGCCATTTTCACCCGGAATATAAGCTCTCCACCGCCTCAAATTCACGATTCTTCTAATATCGGCTACAATTGTTCTAATAACCCCCACCTCTAAAGCCCGCAAAACAAAATAACGGATGCAAACGATTCTAAACCGCCCACATCCGTTACATTATTAAACCTTACTTCGCTTCTTCAATCGCTTCCATCAATGCCGAGAATAGTTTTGCATCGTCCGCATCTTCGTCTGTTACTTCATTTAAAATTTCAAAATCATCTGCGTCGATGACAAACAAGCTCATGCCTTCTTTTAAAAATTCATCGGCTTCTACTTCGCCTTCATAATATTGATACGTTGCTAAAACGATGTTTGAACCTTCTTCTTCATCAAAGAAGTAAAAAAGCTTTTCCGTGTTGCCGTATACTTCTTCCAACACTTCTTCCAATGCTTCCGTACCTTTACTCCATTTCACTTCATTATTTACTGTCGCTGCCACTAGCGATTCTAATAGTTCGTCTACTGTATTTGTCATCATAATCCTCCAACTCCGCTCTTTATGGCGGTTAGTATTCCCACTGTAACATAAATCTAACGATAAAACGTTAAGGAGTATTATTTGCTCACGATTTGTTCATTCACCTCATAATGCGCAGCGAATAATTTTTCAATCGTCAATTGCAGTAGATCGACTAATGTTACAAATGCAAAGTCCGCGTCGAGCCGCTCTGTCCACTTATGCGGATCTCTACCAACCGGACCGATGTTCAGTACCGGAACATTCAGCTTTTTCATATCCCCGATCGGCAGCGAGTAACCTTTATCCCAAACCGGCATATTGTTTATAAGCGATGCAATTGAACTGTTTTCATAGTTCAACCCTACATAGCTTAAATCCGATATCCCGGCAAAGTAGTTTTGAATAGTAAACTCCATATTAAATGTTTTATGCGTGTATTGCTTCAACTCATTTACAAGATTGCTGATGAGTCCATTTTTCCCTGAACTGATTGCAGGATAAAATGGCGGCGCAAAGAAGATAACAATCATCGGTGCCAGTTCATTACATAACGCAGCTAGTTGATCAACGAGGTCAATCGTTCGTTCCCGATCGTCTTTTTCGCTGTCACGATTTGATAGGAGTTCTTCAACTTTCTCTTCACCGTATTTCTCCCTCGCATATTCATAAATTTCCTCATACGTCATGACCTTCACTTTTAATTGCTGCGGTGTAAATTCCGTATGCTTTGAATATTTCGTAGCTTTGTTCATATAAGACTGTTCGATTTCATTTGCCGCTTTGATCGCTTTTTGCTGGAGCAATGAAACAACGTCTGTCATGCTTCTTTCAAATAACAATAAATTAAACAGTGTCACAGCCCGGTGTGAAATTTGTGTAGAATACTCCGTTTTCAAGTCGCGATAAATTAAATTCGTTGGTGGCGGCGTCATTTCTTCGCCCACCTTTTCACAGAAATCCGTATTTAATTCCATTTCAGCTGTAAGCACGGATGCCATATAATTCGCATTCAATCCACCAAAAGGTTCCCCAACATGCGTTTCCTTTCCGTAGCATAAAAAGCCCGGCAATGCTTTTCCGATAGATCCGGTATAGAAGTA
Above is a window of Solibacillus isronensis DNA encoding:
- a CDS encoding acyl-CoA dehydrogenase family protein; the protein is MQVLANKREKSQNFYKFDQTLHQLLQQKLSPFFYRYADERLTAFGALCAGPIDARAKVTDREGEPRLRRYNAYGDEVSEVIVNEGYKQTVAETYATGIVGYVHKDIPELGHKGNYVYSFAQGYLLSQTEPGFYCPVTLTMATAYLFEHYASEELKQKFMPHICATGDTELFEGATFLTERQGGSDVGANVVEARFEQGEWRLYGEKYFASNAGMCGVAMVLARQTNNSKQGSRGLTLFAVPWRDDDGELNHITIRRLKDKLGVKAVPSGEVEFNGAKAYVVGDPSKGIYYMLEALNLSRICNAAASVGIMKRALDEAVHYTNGRIAFGQTVAEFPMVKHTLGALHAKWHASLVALFDLVSRYDEVVSGNASEEEQQLVRLLIALVKKETAEWAIEFTHEAIELHGGNGYIEDFVLPRLLRDAQVLTVWEGTANILAHELIRLVQKNAHITLLHELQQTNHPYLQQLASVVEQRFAVFVTLDPAMQTLEAKPLMQELARLYEAVVSVKHGETAGEREQMLAEIYIEEQFDQKPFGEVPLTVKGFEILNS
- a CDS encoding NAD(P)/FAD-dependent oxidoreductase, encoding MNDIYDVTIIGGGPSGLYSAFYAGLRDLKTKIIEFQPTLGGKLHVYPEKIIWDIGGMPPTPAQQVIENLIKQGLTFKPTVCLNTKVDFITKKEDIFVIETSSGEKHYSKKVIVAVGGGIISPIKLHIEGAEKYEVSNLHYTIRGIQSFKDKSLLISGGGNSAIDWAKDLIGIAKQITVIYRGEKLSAHEAQIRHLQDNGVPIITNTQIKTLVANETKTKIEEVILENVVTKETSKIVVDDVLVNHGYDRDSSFTFDTALSPEKDKDYDYYYLTDGKGLTSVDGIYAVGDISKYDNKVYLITGTFQDAVNAINAIKISLEPTADQYAKVSSHNEVFEKRNRELMKDMLVNG
- a CDS encoding MerR family transcriptional regulator, translating into MKSIKTIAKEYALTPRTLRYYEELGILKPTRPHNGMRHYSKREEAKIKLIIRGKKYGFSMEEIKEMILLFDLDRTGIKQLERTIEYGQQKLKEIDQKIQELYEIRHEIEKTEAIFQEKLILLLEDQS
- a CDS encoding iron-siderophore ABC transporter substrate-binding protein is translated as MKTKKFYSLMAMLFVAMGLLVVAGCSDKETSTDEKNSNETTGSSNSEDSATQYPIVIKHALGETVIEEKPERVASVAWANHDVALALGVVPVGFSAANYGVQDESGMLPWTAEKLKELGEENPNIYQDTDGIDFEAISDSNPDVILAAYSGLTQEEYDTLSEIAPVVAYPETPWVITWRDQILYNAKGMGMEEEGKQLIADTEKLIQDKANEFPEIKGKKAAFGMFNATDLSKFYIYTPADPRGELLEELGMEYPESIKAQVQDESSFYIELSAENADALNDAEILIAYGDDNTLKALQADPILGKVPAIKNGTVLIIPDNTPLAAAGNPNPLSIQYTIDEYVTLISEVAKKLK
- a CDS encoding ABC transporter ATP-binding protein, which gives rise to MKSTHTFQTENLVAGYDNKAILQGVSLAIPSNKISIIIGSNGCGKSTLLKTMARLIKPISGQVLLDDKSINKIPPKQLARVLGLLPQSPIVPEGITVADLVGRGRFPHQSFLKGWSTEDYDAVAEAMEMMNITELADSHIDELSGGQRQRVWIAMALAQQTDILFLDEPTTYLDITYQVEILDLLTDLNSKYGTTIVMVLHDINLSARYADYIFALHKGRLVSEGTPANVITSELIKDIFNLNCVVTQDPVSDSPSVVPIGRHHSKSGMLV
- a CDS encoding FecCD family ABC transporter permease, whose amino-acid sequence is MMNETMKTIKTSRLKRKRRFILMTSLMAIISLVLCGLMLMLGNTIYPVQDVIKVLLGEQVKGATFAVNTIRFPRMVAGLFAGFAFGVGGYIFQTMLRNPLANPNVIGITTGSSAAAVFCIIVLNASNTAVSIAAVIGGLATAIFIYLLAKGTSFSIGRLILIGIGIQAMLTAFINYLMLIGDTHDIPAAMRWLSGSLNGAKLTNLYPLILIVCICTPILMYFAKRLEMLELGEQAATSLGVNTNQTRVILIITSVLMIALATAATGPIAFISFLAGPIAKKLVGVGFSGLIPAGLIGVILVLAADLIGQFAFETRYPVGVITGIIGAPYLIYLLIRINRKGDL
- a CDS encoding class I adenylate-forming enzyme family protein, which codes for MNISNLLARHARKYPNQVAVISLGQETTYQQLDDQVNKIAGSLRASGIVKDDKVGIFMPNVQEFVALYFAIQRIGAVVVPINAKFVTREIEYVLNHSDAKAIFVHELIFEQAATIMFNGLKVKTGPAVHDWLSFNQFQEAAPNEVVCCDLVEDDNSTLLYTSGTTGNPKGVLLTNRNVLAVSHMIAIEMEVKPESRMLIMMPLTHSAPLNLFLVTAILVGATAVLTPTFTPDLLIDTVEKYKTTHFFGAPVAYLLTAGSPRIASADLSSMKWWVYGGAPLSEKEVVYIQQQFNTDNLVCVYGLTEAGPSGSILHAADHPHKAGSIGKRAPFGTELRVINALNEDVAPGEIGEIVLYGEGNMKEYYKNPEETKNIFVDGWVRSGDLARIDEDGYIYIVDRKKDVIISGGVNIYPKEIEDQLLLHDAIFEVAVFGVPHPEWGETVKAVYCAKVPVSEQEIREHLEGKIAAFKIPKIFEQTEALPRNASGKILKQQLRGEANASVSQ
- a CDS encoding phosphomannomutase, producing MTVKWVKRSRVWILLEYLSGLLENRSRILEEVHTLFEHPGHLLEQTALILENRQYIRTNKIILELLRLY
- a CDS encoding FecCD family ABC transporter permease encodes the protein MKSTSVLDKKQIMVPRNFIKVLLLLIILLGLCILASLVFGSRMISWTDLLNGLFHSEAQSHEANVVRQRVVRTIFCLLCGAALGVSGALMQSVTRNPIADPSILGVNTGASLFVVCGIAFLNISSANQYIWLAIAGAFITAIFVFGIGSMGKGGATPLKLVLAGAATSAILSSLVVAVMIPRTNVMDQFRFWQVGSVGSGSWDTITLFIPFIVVGLFIALITAPALNAMALGDDVATGLGVRTGTVRIVAALGGVLLCGAATALAGPIGFIGLLATHIVRLVVGPDLRYIIPMSALSGAIILTFSDVIGRLLGSPSELEVGIVTAFIGAPILILITMKAKMRAI
- a CDS encoding M20/M25/M40 family metallo-hydrolase: MFKWKSKEQLRQLLFELVQVQSVSGSKAEKEFPDIVMKKLSELTYFKEKPGHLNRTYLNDGRSFISALVKKSPDTKKTVVLISHFDVVDVQDYGKWKQFAFDPEKLTEQFYSIKDDLPEAVRVDMESGNWLFGRGTMDMKCGLALHMSIVERATFGDYDGNILLLTVPDEEVNSEGMRAAVPKLVQLSEEHNLKYTTILNSEPMFSNFPGDKNNYFYTGSIGKALPGFLCYGKETHVGEPFGGLNANYMASVLTAEMELNTDFCEKVGEEMTPPPTNLIYRDLKTEYSTQISHRAVTLFNLLLFERSMTDVVSLLQQKAIKAANEIEQSYMNKATKYSKHTEFTPQQLKVKVMTYEEIYEYAREKYGEEKVEELLSNRDSEKDDRERTIDLVDQLAALCNELAPMIVIFFAPPFYPAISSGKNGLISNLVNELKQYTHKTFNMEFTIQNYFAGISDLSYVGLNYENSSIASLINNMPVWDKGYSLPIGDMKKLNVPVLNIGPVGRDPHKWTERLDADFAFVTLVDLLQLTIEKLFAAHYEVNEQIVSK